The following are from one region of the Candidatus Obscuribacterales bacterium genome:
- the fabF gene encoding beta-ketoacyl-ACP synthase II, whose product MDERVVVTGLGPVCAVGVGKDEFWNGIVSGKSGVRKVTLVPEAEQSACKIAAEMTEFDPTQWVDPKKAKRMDRFIQMAIAASKLAVADAKLDMDQEDPTRVGVCVGSGAGGFQTLENQFRVLLQKGPDRCSPFTVPALIVNMAAGWISILHKAKGPNSCTVTACATSANSIGDAVRFIQRGEADVMFAGGSEAPITTLCMAGFAAARTLSTRNDDPTRASRPFDRDRDGFVMGEGGAIIILESLSHAKKRGAHIYAEIAGFGLSGDAWDIVQPPADGEGAARAMVMALKDANLKPQDVNYVNAHGTSTTLGDRAETTAIKRVFEDHATSRKLAVSSTKSMTGHLIGAAGAIEAIASIMAIHDSILPPTINLDNPDPECDLDYVPNQARKNTPVNVAMSNSFGFGGHNASLVFKKYVG is encoded by the coding sequence ATGGACGAAAGAGTAGTAGTCACAGGTTTGGGTCCAGTCTGCGCAGTAGGCGTTGGTAAAGACGAATTCTGGAATGGAATTGTCTCTGGTAAATCCGGAGTGAGGAAAGTCACCTTGGTTCCGGAAGCGGAACAATCAGCGTGCAAAATTGCAGCTGAAATGACAGAATTTGATCCAACGCAGTGGGTTGATCCCAAAAAAGCGAAACGTATGGATCGTTTTATTCAGATGGCTATTGCAGCAAGTAAACTTGCAGTCGCTGATGCGAAGCTGGATATGGATCAAGAAGATCCTACTCGCGTTGGAGTTTGTGTCGGTTCTGGTGCTGGTGGTTTTCAAACTTTAGAAAATCAATTTCGTGTCTTGCTACAAAAAGGACCGGATCGCTGTTCACCATTCACAGTGCCTGCACTTATCGTGAATATGGCCGCTGGTTGGATCTCTATTTTGCATAAAGCAAAAGGACCGAACTCTTGCACCGTCACAGCTTGTGCAACATCAGCTAACTCAATTGGAGATGCTGTCAGATTCATTCAACGCGGCGAAGCTGATGTAATGTTTGCAGGCGGCAGCGAAGCACCGATTACAACTCTATGTATGGCAGGATTTGCTGCAGCAAGAACACTTTCAACCCGCAATGATGATCCAACACGAGCAAGCCGTCCGTTTGATCGTGATCGCGATGGATTTGTAATGGGTGAAGGTGGTGCCATTATTATTCTGGAATCGCTCAGTCACGCTAAAAAGCGTGGTGCTCATATTTATGCGGAAATTGCTGGGTTCGGTCTGTCGGGCGATGCCTGGGACATTGTGCAGCCGCCAGCTGATGGCGAAGGCGCAGCGCGTGCCATGGTAATGGCATTAAAGGACGCCAATTTAAAGCCGCAAGACGTCAACTACGTCAATGCGCACGGCACATCAACAACGCTTGGGGACCGTGCTGAGACGACTGCTATTAAGCGAGTGTTCGAAGACCATGCTACAAGCCGTAAGCTGGCTGTTAGTTCAACCAAGTCAATGACAGGGCACTTAATTGGCGCCGCTGGAGCTATTGAGGCTATAGCTTCAATCATGGCTATCCACGATTCCATTTTGCCTCCTACTATCAACCTGGATAATCCGGATCCTGAATGTGACCTTGACTACGTGCCCAACCAAGCGCGCAAGAATACTCCTGTAAATGTGGCAATGTCGAATAGCTTCGGCTTCGGCGGACACAATGCCAGTCTGGTATTCAAGAAGTATGTAGGGTAA
- the acpP gene encoding acyl carrier protein: MEEKEAFERVKKVTVAQLNVNADEVTMEASFTQDLGADSLDTVELVMALEEEFGCEIPDEDAEKITTVGEAVKYISAHI, from the coding sequence ATGGAAGAGAAGGAAGCATTCGAGCGCGTAAAGAAAGTCACAGTTGCTCAACTTAACGTCAATGCTGACGAAGTAACCATGGAAGCTAGCTTCACTCAAGACCTGGGTGCTGACTCATTGGATACAGTAGAGTTGGTAATGGCTCTTGAGGAAGAATTCGGTTGCGAAATTCCTGATGAAGATGCCGAAAAGATCACCACCGTTGGTGAAGCAGTTAAGTACATCTCTGCCCACATCTAG
- the fabG gene encoding 3-oxoacyl-ACP reductase FabG, translated as MQTNTATKEGTTKMGMLDDKVAIVTGSGRGIGRAIATLMMKQGAKIVITDINEETTKTTAQELKAEGGDVIGVPCNVTQADSIEKMVETVLNTWGRIDILVNNAGITRDDLFIRMTEENWQAVIDTNLTSAFKVTKPVLKAMSKQRFGRIINIASTTGVHGNAGQANYAAAKAGLIGFTKTIAREYASRNITCNAVAPGFIATDMTKALGEEKISKVVEHIPLGRMGTPEDIARAVAFFAGPAEYVTGQVIKVDGGLYI; from the coding sequence ATGCAGACTAATACGGCCACAAAAGAAGGAACCACAAAAATGGGAATGCTGGATGACAAGGTTGCCATCGTAACCGGCTCAGGACGCGGCATTGGTAGAGCTATCGCTACCTTGATGATGAAGCAAGGCGCCAAAATCGTCATTACCGATATTAACGAAGAAACAACCAAAACAACTGCTCAAGAGCTTAAGGCAGAAGGCGGAGATGTAATTGGCGTGCCATGTAACGTTACTCAAGCGGACAGCATTGAGAAGATGGTTGAAACGGTTCTTAACACCTGGGGACGTATCGACATCCTTGTAAATAACGCCGGTATTACCCGCGACGATCTATTTATACGTATGACCGAAGAAAACTGGCAGGCAGTCATCGATACAAACCTGACCTCCGCTTTCAAAGTCACAAAGCCTGTACTCAAGGCTATGTCCAAGCAGCGTTTTGGTCGCATCATCAATATTGCCTCAACAACTGGTGTTCACGGCAATGCTGGTCAAGCCAACTATGCCGCAGCTAAAGCCGGTTTAATCGGATTCACCAAGACCATTGCTCGTGAATACGCTTCACGAAACATAACCTGCAATGCAGTTGCTCCAGGATTTATTGCAACTGACATGACTAAGGCACTTGGTGAGGAAAAAATAAGCAAAGTTGTAGAGCACATTCCGCTAGGCAGAATGGGCACTCCAGAGGACATCGCCAGAGCCGTGGCATTTTTTGCCGGACCGGCAGAGTACGTTACAGGTCAGGTAATTAAGGTCGATGGGGGCTTGTATATCTAA
- a CDS encoding ADP-ribosylglycohydrolase family protein, translating to MPNKIDEKVADRIRGTILGSAVANSMGGSCIGLTRREIVASLGPQGIRDLSPGLLRSHLPGHEPGTILADTYSALAIADSLIANKGKFDSGDLKGRLTGLLESEPFLRGAPGAPCLASLRRMADGEEPVNDNSPEALHDSAAVRAYLIGCLPDTKSVVDIAVEQAKLTHADSRVWAAAAVLAESVSGFISGKRLDNEQEVRDFVKAEFATAQKIDARFAEYWDDVAPDLDYIHPAHELPYSLLNIESDVQEAVPTAFGIFLIFRHNLEEALCAAASAGGDTDTGSAIVGALSGAYHGASAIPERWLKQLPERNKLEAAADRLIALWQ from the coding sequence GTGCCTAACAAGATTGATGAAAAGGTAGCTGACCGAATTAGAGGCACAATTCTAGGTTCGGCTGTGGCTAATTCCATGGGAGGAAGCTGCATTGGGCTTACTCGCAGGGAAATTGTCGCTAGTCTTGGACCACAAGGCATTAGAGACCTGAGCCCAGGACTTTTGCGTAGTCATCTGCCGGGGCACGAGCCAGGCACAATTTTGGCCGATACATATTCAGCGCTGGCAATAGCAGATTCTCTAATTGCCAACAAAGGCAAGTTTGATTCCGGCGATCTCAAAGGACGTCTTACCGGATTACTTGAGTCAGAGCCCTTTTTGAGAGGCGCACCAGGTGCTCCGTGTTTAGCTTCGTTGCGTCGCATGGCTGATGGCGAAGAACCAGTGAATGATAATTCGCCTGAAGCATTGCATGATTCTGCTGCAGTGCGTGCGTATCTAATTGGCTGTTTGCCCGATACAAAGTCGGTCGTGGACATTGCTGTTGAACAAGCAAAATTGACGCACGCAGACAGTCGAGTTTGGGCTGCTGCTGCAGTATTGGCTGAAAGTGTTTCCGGATTTATCAGTGGCAAGCGTTTAGACAATGAGCAAGAAGTCCGTGATTTTGTAAAAGCAGAATTTGCCACCGCGCAAAAAATTGATGCGCGCTTTGCAGAATACTGGGACGACGTTGCTCCAGATCTCGACTACATTCATCCGGCACATGAACTGCCTTATTCGCTCTTGAACATTGAATCTGATGTGCAGGAAGCGGTACCGACCGCTTTCGGAATATTCCTCATATTTCGTCACAATTTGGAAGAAGCTTTATGCGCCGCCGCGTCTGCCGGTGGAGACACCGACACGGGCTCGGCAATTGTCGGAGCATTATCGGGCGCCTATCACGGAGCCTCTGCCATTCCCGAGCGTTGGCTGAAGCAATTGCCGGAGCGTAACAAGCTGGAAGCGGCTGCAGATAGGCTAATTGCGCTGTGGCAATAA
- a CDS encoding tetratricopeptide repeat protein — protein MVKLQAAKFALLLVLSIGFIICDSSNICLAERDSPYARQHYQQAMSLIQNGDYLGAIEQLKRSIGYDPDNKNAQQYLGLCYMETGNNPEAERYFRTALNIDSNFVECTYNYGVLLRRMNRTHEAQNQFLRSIEINPKYPPPYYQLGQILKEKGDLDGAIDRFETATRLKPDFYDAQRDLGLAIFERAGIGDNNAALDKLLTCARLVPDNPMVHYYLGTIYCADGRLDDAEKEYRTVLAIDPRHAAAHFELGKLRYYRGDLDRCMLEVKEAEKISPSYGDTKNYPKIDPVAIKRIIARCMEFKGKRIESVDAWKEAASVTKDNQAILKHIAELEMQLRKEAKQKKRSKKDQIVVFDPAEVDALVARGLGQFEDNNLQGARQSFNKALELNPASFEAMQNLGFTLEATGDLNGALSQYQTAVTLNPQFDGAYYNIAYVLEKVGLPAEAGMMYQQFHELAGKYPYDPKHIVALQQADARERAKQQQTLKRGY, from the coding sequence ATGGTGAAATTGCAGGCAGCTAAATTTGCCCTCCTGCTCGTCTTATCCATTGGTTTCATAATCTGTGACTCAAGCAACATCTGCCTTGCAGAACGTGACTCACCGTACGCTCGACAGCATTATCAGCAAGCCATGTCCCTCATTCAAAATGGTGACTATCTCGGTGCCATCGAACAGTTAAAGCGTTCTATTGGCTACGATCCGGACAACAAAAATGCCCAACAATATTTGGGACTTTGTTATATGGAAACAGGCAATAACCCGGAAGCCGAGAGATACTTTCGCACCGCCTTGAATATAGACAGCAACTTCGTTGAATGCACTTATAACTACGGAGTTTTATTGCGCAGGATGAACAGGACTCACGAAGCGCAAAATCAATTTCTTAGATCCATTGAAATCAATCCTAAGTATCCGCCTCCTTACTATCAATTGGGACAAATTCTAAAAGAGAAGGGTGATCTTGATGGCGCCATTGATAGGTTTGAAACGGCAACACGTTTGAAGCCTGATTTTTATGATGCCCAAAGAGATTTGGGGCTAGCCATATTTGAACGTGCAGGCATTGGTGATAACAACGCCGCGTTGGATAAACTCCTTACATGCGCTCGTTTAGTTCCGGACAATCCAATGGTGCATTATTACTTAGGCACCATCTACTGTGCCGACGGCAGACTGGATGATGCGGAAAAAGAATATCGCACTGTTTTGGCAATTGACCCACGCCATGCAGCAGCACATTTTGAACTTGGCAAACTACGATACTACAGAGGTGACCTTGATCGTTGCATGCTTGAAGTAAAAGAAGCTGAGAAGATAAGTCCCTCTTACGGCGATACAAAGAACTACCCAAAAATTGATCCTGTGGCAATCAAACGCATCATTGCCCGCTGCATGGAATTCAAAGGCAAGCGAATAGAATCAGTGGATGCTTGGAAGGAGGCAGCTTCTGTTACTAAGGACAATCAAGCAATTCTCAAACACATTGCCGAATTGGAAATGCAATTGCGCAAGGAAGCAAAACAGAAAAAGAGAAGCAAGAAAGATCAAATTGTTGTGTTTGATCCCGCTGAAGTTGACGCGCTAGTTGCACGAGGACTTGGACAATTCGAAGATAATAATTTGCAGGGTGCTCGCCAGAGTTTCAACAAAGCCCTTGAGTTGAACCCCGCCAGCTTTGAAGCGATGCAGAATCTAGGATTTACGCTTGAAGCAACAGGCGACCTCAATGGGGCTCTTTCGCAATACCAGACGGCAGTTACATTAAATCCACAGTTTGACGGAGCCTATTACAACATCGCTTATGTGCTGGAAAAGGTGGGTTTGCCTGCCGAAGCCGGCATGATGTATCAGCAATTTCATGAATTAGCCGGCAAATATCCTTACGATCCAAAGCACATTGTGGCGCTACAGCAGGCGGATGCTCGCGAAAGAGCGAAACAGCAGCAGACCCTCAAGCGTGGTTACTAG
- a CDS encoding DUF962 domain-containing protein, whose translation MLDHILKIDEFQSQLAEYRRQHSTKGCRITHMIGVPLIALSIPVSFFNKRLATGMFVIGWIFQFIGHIVYQHNRPMFMTEMRSPATILAALTFVTEEWIQFLDEASRKSVEPLNEPNTYDLG comes from the coding sequence ATGCTCGATCACATCTTGAAGATAGATGAATTTCAAAGTCAGCTGGCTGAATATAGACGACAGCACAGCACAAAAGGGTGCCGAATTACGCATATGATAGGGGTCCCTCTCATCGCATTATCGATCCCGGTGTCATTCTTTAACAAGAGACTTGCCACAGGCATGTTTGTAATCGGTTGGATATTTCAATTCATTGGACATATTGTTTATCAACATAACCGTCCAATGTTTATGACAGAAATGCGCAGTCCCGCAACTATTTTAGCGGCGCTGACATTCGTCACCGAAGAGTGGATACAATTTCTCGACGAAGCATCCCGCAAGAGTGTTGAGCCGCTTAACGAACCAAATACTTACGACCTTGGTTAA
- a CDS encoding site-2 protease family protein — MEHLLAQTFAVFVMLAILSILILVHEFGHFSVARFFGFQTPVFGFGLPFGPYAVLGKKWGTEFRVYACLLGGFVAIPELGDESSTHEETFGLQLKPFRKFPIWQRICVALAGVTFNVIFAYFVMAAMLFSFGEPAQPTIVHSLIASNPIAKEAGIQIGDQILEIDGYTVTTTDEAVHLLVARKMQEVSVKVIRDGKDMLVPMTTNKDGKVGMALVSKGPISYHKVDGGFLNVMMLAGERLWVLTASMLDAMGQMIVGVASGGHAGGVNGQPAFSVQDLHGVLAVIKIGADIAQQDWSQLFLFTIMISVDLAIINVLPWPALDGWHVFAMLIEAVRGKPMHDTTHGEIVKWGFISLLVLMAVVMVNDVTALLTGKLDLKKKDKTQIEAPKDEKPSLQTPPAEEASKEETTKDSAVPAPATP, encoded by the coding sequence GTGGAACATCTGTTAGCGCAAACTTTTGCAGTCTTCGTAATGCTGGCAATTCTCAGCATACTTATTCTTGTCCATGAATTTGGACATTTTTCAGTTGCAAGATTTTTTGGTTTTCAAACGCCTGTATTTGGATTTGGATTGCCATTCGGTCCATATGCAGTTCTTGGAAAGAAATGGGGAACAGAATTCCGCGTTTACGCGTGCTTGCTTGGTGGCTTTGTTGCTATCCCTGAATTAGGTGATGAATCAAGTACTCATGAAGAAACATTCGGGCTGCAACTAAAACCATTCCGAAAATTCCCAATTTGGCAACGCATTTGTGTGGCGCTTGCCGGTGTGACATTCAACGTTATCTTTGCTTACTTTGTGATGGCTGCAATGCTTTTCTCTTTTGGTGAGCCGGCGCAACCGACAATTGTTCATTCACTTATTGCCAGCAATCCAATTGCCAAAGAAGCCGGAATTCAAATTGGTGACCAGATACTTGAAATCGACGGCTATACGGTAACCACTACCGATGAAGCCGTGCACCTTTTGGTTGCGCGCAAAATGCAAGAAGTCAGCGTCAAGGTTATTCGTGACGGTAAAGACATGCTTGTACCGATGACGACAAACAAAGATGGCAAAGTTGGTATGGCGCTTGTTTCAAAAGGTCCCATTAGCTATCACAAAGTTGATGGTGGATTTCTCAATGTAATGATGCTTGCCGGTGAAAGACTTTGGGTCTTAACAGCAAGTATGCTCGATGCAATGGGGCAGATGATAGTTGGAGTTGCCTCCGGTGGTCATGCCGGTGGTGTTAACGGGCAGCCTGCTTTTAGCGTGCAGGATTTGCACGGTGTTCTTGCCGTTATCAAAATTGGTGCAGATATTGCCCAGCAAGACTGGAGTCAACTGTTCTTGTTCACCATTATGATCTCTGTCGACCTGGCAATTATTAACGTCTTGCCGTGGCCGGCACTTGATGGTTGGCACGTGTTTGCCATGCTCATTGAAGCGGTACGTGGAAAGCCGATGCACGATACTACTCATGGAGAGATAGTGAAGTGGGGCTTTATCAGCCTGCTTGTCTTAATGGCAGTTGTTATGGTCAACGACGTAACTGCATTACTCACAGGCAAGTTGGACCTGAAGAAGAAAGACAAGACTCAAATTGAAGCTCCTAAGGATGAGAAGCCATCGCTTCAAACTCCGCCTGCAGAAGAAGCTTCAAAAGAAGAAACCACCAAGGATTCGGCAGTGCCGGCACCGGCTACACCTTAA
- a CDS encoding SpoIID/LytB domain-containing protein encodes MDYQPGQPTEEELAAGMAAVFAFMETREAEKTTTSNWKQASYLESTAGSFRLSARPTKFKGSLWNVASRLLPIALIFGFSVSAVSSQELRPAIPEAQGNSFSQMLKVGLSLGSDKLDLNTPDGADIIDQATGEIVGSSGPSQKFIVASKRGTLSVSVADATTTSALKPVSYTPNAPQDIDKGWHGVLLGLAGQNGYVVTPKNPDGLVGVNGKLYRGQLLLTPNRSSNDKLNVINLVDLEDYLLSVLPSEMPSQWHPEALKAQAIAARSYAMANLGKHATDGYDVKANTEDQVYTGVAQETEAGNLAVAQTQGIVLKQFGKIITAYFHSGGGGHTEAPESVWGGARSYLQSVPDFDDASPKFSWLQDSSTDALEETLRKNKVDVGSLLNIEILSRSDAMRVQKMLISGSKAARVVSGEQFRRFLALPSTKFNVGVEAGRYVFAGRGFGHGLGLSQWGAKALAENGYNAPQILKYYYKDVMLDYI; translated from the coding sequence GTGGATTATCAGCCAGGACAACCGACTGAGGAAGAACTAGCCGCAGGTATGGCGGCGGTTTTTGCTTTTATGGAGACCCGGGAAGCTGAAAAAACGACTACTAGCAATTGGAAACAAGCTAGCTACTTGGAGTCAACTGCAGGTTCTTTTCGACTTAGTGCGCGTCCGACAAAGTTCAAAGGCAGTCTTTGGAATGTCGCTTCCCGTTTGCTGCCGATTGCTTTGATTTTTGGGTTTAGTGTAAGCGCCGTGTCTTCGCAAGAGTTGCGACCAGCAATACCGGAAGCTCAAGGAAATAGTTTTTCCCAAATGCTCAAAGTTGGTTTGTCGTTAGGTTCAGACAAGTTGGATCTAAACACGCCTGATGGAGCTGACATTATTGATCAGGCAACTGGCGAAATTGTCGGCAGTTCAGGTCCATCTCAGAAGTTTATTGTGGCATCGAAGAGAGGAACTCTTTCCGTTTCAGTAGCTGATGCCACCACTACGAGCGCTCTGAAGCCGGTAAGTTACACACCAAATGCGCCTCAAGATATAGATAAAGGCTGGCATGGTGTTTTGCTAGGACTAGCCGGACAAAATGGTTATGTAGTGACACCAAAAAATCCGGATGGCTTAGTTGGCGTCAACGGCAAGCTTTATCGCGGGCAACTGTTACTTACGCCTAATCGCTCAAGCAACGACAAACTCAACGTGATCAACTTGGTTGATTTGGAAGATTACCTTCTTTCTGTTTTGCCGTCGGAGATGCCGTCACAGTGGCATCCGGAAGCACTTAAAGCACAAGCTATTGCTGCGCGCTCATACGCGATGGCCAATTTAGGCAAGCATGCAACAGATGGCTATGATGTGAAAGCCAATACGGAAGATCAAGTTTACACAGGCGTTGCACAAGAAACAGAAGCCGGAAATTTAGCAGTGGCACAAACGCAAGGAATTGTTCTCAAACAATTCGGCAAAATAATCACGGCATATTTTCATAGCGGCGGCGGTGGACACACGGAAGCGCCAGAATCAGTGTGGGGAGGGGCCAGAAGTTATCTTCAATCTGTGCCTGACTTTGATGACGCATCACCGAAGTTTTCCTGGCTACAGGACTCATCAACTGACGCTCTTGAAGAAACATTGCGAAAGAACAAAGTCGATGTTGGCTCACTGTTAAACATAGAAATTCTCTCGCGCAGTGATGCCATGAGAGTGCAAAAGATGCTCATATCCGGTAGTAAAGCGGCTCGAGTGGTCTCTGGTGAGCAATTCAGACGATTTCTCGCTCTGCCAAGTACCAAATTTAACGTCGGTGTCGAGGCAGGCAGGTACGTTTTTGCCGGGCGCGGCTTTGGACATGGACTTGGGCTTTCACAGTGGGGAGCCAAGGCGTTGGCGGAAAATGGTTATAATGCTCCCCAAATACTTAAGTACTATTATAAGGATGTCATGCTGGACTACATCTAG
- the atpG gene encoding ATP synthase F1 subunit gamma produces MANLKAIRRRIKSVQSTQKITKAMKMVAAAKVRRAQARVLAARPFTQRVVKMLREVVRDTAAFDVQDLPLLHRREVKSVGLLVITSDRGLCGSYNTTIFRKTLDRIQTLQKEGKEVKLILVGMKAVLFFRNIKVEKLKTYTLLPAIPTVEEAKLIADQAGEMFVKGTIDAVEIIGTDFISMLRSEVINTKFLPVEMPPAEEHIALQPEMLFEPTVQEVLELQLLPKYIENVIYQALLEASASELAARMTAMSNASTNAQDLINSLTLVYNKARQASITQELLEIVGGAEALKG; encoded by the coding sequence ATGGCAAACCTAAAGGCAATTCGCCGGCGCATTAAAAGCGTTCAGTCCACACAAAAAATCACGAAAGCCATGAAAATGGTGGCCGCGGCCAAAGTACGTCGTGCACAAGCAAGAGTGCTGGCTGCCCGTCCATTTACGCAGCGTGTAGTGAAGATGCTCAGAGAAGTGGTGCGTGACACCGCTGCCTTTGATGTGCAGGACTTGCCGCTTTTGCACCGTCGCGAAGTAAAGTCTGTTGGACTCTTGGTAATCACATCTGATCGTGGTCTGTGTGGTTCGTACAACACAACCATTTTCAGAAAGACACTGGATAGAATTCAGACTCTGCAAAAAGAAGGCAAGGAAGTCAAACTTATCCTTGTTGGTATGAAGGCAGTTCTCTTCTTCCGTAATATCAAAGTCGAAAAACTAAAAACCTACACATTGCTTCCGGCAATCCCAACAGTTGAAGAAGCAAAGCTTATTGCTGACCAAGCCGGCGAGATGTTCGTTAAAGGCACTATTGATGCGGTAGAAATAATTGGTACCGACTTTATTTCAATGCTTCGTTCCGAAGTTATAAATACAAAGTTCTTGCCAGTTGAGATGCCACCGGCAGAAGAGCATATTGCTCTGCAACCGGAAATGCTTTTTGAGCCAACAGTTCAAGAAGTACTGGAATTGCAACTACTGCCGAAATACATTGAAAACGTCATCTACCAAGCATTGCTTGAAGCATCTGCTTCCGAGCTGGCTGCCCGTATGACCGCCATGAGCAACGCCTCAACCAACGCTCAAGACCTGATCAACTCGCTGACGCTCGTCTACAACAAGGCACGTCAAGCAAGCATCACTCAGGAACTTCTTGAAATCGTCGGCGGCGCTGAAGCTCTCAAGGGCTAG
- the atpA gene encoding F0F1 ATP synthase subunit alpha, with product MAIRPDEITSVLKTQLEQYRASLNVTNVGSVIQVGDGIARIFGMEKAMAGELVEFADEDKTMGMVLNLEEDNVGVVILDEGKKIQEGMTVKTTGRIASCPVGEALLGRVVDPLGVPLDGKGPIQATEFRPIEFKAPGIVSRQSVCEPLMTGISAIDGMIPIGRGQRELIIGDRQTGKTAIAIDTIINQKNQPNRPICIYVAIGQKESNVARLQKILEEHGAMEYSIIVNAPATASAAMQFLAPYAGAAMGEYFMFKGQHALNVYDDLSRHAQAYRAMSLLLRRPPGREAYPGDVFYLHSRLLERASKLSEKLGGGSLTALPIIETQAGDVSAYIPTNVISITDGQIFLETDLFYAGVRPAINAGISVSRVGGAAQTKAMKTVAGKLRLDLAQFRELEAFAQFASDLDKATQDQIRRGQKLIEVLKQPQYQPLSLAQQVSIIFAANKGVLDDVDSKDIGKFKTEWFKYLAAQGKEVETKLNSGSKPTEQEEKALHDQLVKFKDNFFKA from the coding sequence ATGGCAATCAGACCGGACGAAATCACTTCCGTATTAAAGACACAATTGGAGCAATACCGTGCTTCTTTGAACGTCACCAACGTAGGAAGCGTTATCCAGGTAGGTGATGGTATCGCCCGTATTTTCGGGATGGAAAAGGCCATGGCCGGTGAACTAGTTGAGTTTGCCGACGAAGACAAAACCATGGGTATGGTTTTGAACCTTGAAGAAGACAACGTCGGTGTTGTAATTCTCGACGAAGGCAAAAAGATTCAAGAGGGAATGACGGTTAAGACAACCGGACGTATCGCTTCTTGCCCAGTCGGTGAAGCACTCCTCGGTCGTGTGGTTGACCCATTGGGTGTTCCACTCGATGGCAAAGGACCAATTCAAGCAACAGAATTCCGTCCAATCGAATTCAAAGCTCCTGGTATCGTCAGCCGTCAATCGGTATGCGAACCATTGATGACTGGTATCTCCGCTATCGACGGTATGATTCCAATCGGTCGTGGTCAGCGTGAACTTATCATCGGGGATCGCCAAACTGGTAAGACAGCTATCGCTATCGACACAATCATCAACCAAAAGAATCAGCCGAATCGCCCAATCTGTATTTATGTAGCTATCGGACAAAAAGAATCCAACGTAGCTCGTCTGCAAAAGATTCTTGAAGAGCACGGCGCGATGGAATACTCCATCATCGTTAACGCTCCAGCTACAGCATCAGCAGCCATGCAATTCTTGGCACCATATGCCGGAGCTGCTATGGGTGAGTACTTCATGTTCAAAGGTCAACACGCCTTGAACGTATACGATGACTTATCTAGACACGCTCAAGCCTACCGCGCAATGAGCTTGCTCTTGCGTCGTCCGCCAGGTCGTGAAGCTTATCCAGGAGACGTATTCTACTTGCATAGCCGCCTACTTGAGCGTGCTTCCAAGTTGAGCGAAAAGCTGGGTGGTGGATCACTGACAGCTTTGCCGATTATCGAAACACAAGCAGGCGACGTTTCCGCATACATTCCGACAAACGTGATTTCAATCACCGACGGTCAGATATTCCTGGAAACAGACTTGTTCTACGCAGGCGTACGCCCAGCTATTAACGCTGGTATCTCCGTATCCCGTGTAGGTGGCGCCGCTCAAACAAAAGCCATGAAAACAGTGGCTGGTAAGTTGCGTCTCGACCTAGCCCAATTCCGTGAATTGGAAGCATTTGCTCAATTCGCATCTGATTTGGACAAAGCAACACAAGACCAAATCCGCCGCGGTCAGAAGTTGATCGAAGTATTGAAGCAACCTCAATACCAACCATTGTCCTTGGCTCAACAGGTCTCCATCATCTTCGCCGCCAACAAAGGCGTCTTGGACGATGTAGATAGCAAAGACATCGGCAAGTTCAAGACTGAATGGTTCAAGTATCTCGCTGCTCAAGGCAAGGAAGTTGAAACCAAGTTGAACTCTGGCAGCAAGCCGACCGAGCAAGAAGAAAAAGCCCTTCACGATCAACTCGTGAAGTTCAAGGACAATTTCTTCAAGGCATAA